The nucleotide window CAATGCCAAACAGCTAAGGTGCGCGGGGATTCCAGAGTCTCACCAAACGGTTTGACGGTCAACACGATCACACCCCGTATCCTCGGGCACCTGAGAGTGCGCGGCCGCGAGGGCGCTGCGCCGACTCCCCAGAAAGGTCCCGCGGGGGCGTGGAGATCATCCGTACAGCGGCAGCCTTGCACGGGTCGGCCGAGTTGGCAACCACCAGGCGTTATCTCCCATGAGCTGCGGACAAGGACGCGTCCCCAAGATCGCCTCTGACGGTCGTACAGCCGGTTTCGGCGGGGCCCCTCAGCGGATCTCGAAGCCGTCGTAACCGCCGCGGGGCGTGTCCCATATCTCAGTGACTCCGTCGACCCGCCCGGGCGTGTCTCCGGTCCGGAGCCACTCCAGCAACGCGTCGCAGTGATCCCTCGGCCCCTCGGCGACGACCTGGACCCGGCCGTCACCGAGATTGACCGCGAATCCGGCAAGTTCCCCGATGCGAAGGGCGTTGGCCCGGGTGAACCAGCGGAATCCGACGCCCTGGACCTGACCTCGCACCCACGCGGTCACACGGACTGCTTCGTTCATGTGTGCACGTTAACCGGCCAATTGCTCAGCGGTCACCTCAGCCCCGGAGGGCATCCCGTACAGTCCCCCGACAGCGAGGCTCACTCTTTCGGGTGAGTCGGGTTGACGCTGAGGACGGAAGGACGAACGCGGATGGGCCGCCATCGACGCTCTGCTCCCCCAGCCCCTGAAGCCCCCCGTGCGGGGCATGGTGACGCACCGACGGCTGTGCGGACCGGCGCGCCGGCCGGTGTCCGGCAGCGCGGACATCGCGCGGGGCGCGGCCGCGGTACGGCCTCCGTCCGCGCCGGACTGCTCGGCGTCTCCGCCGCGGTGGCGATGGGAGCCGTGGCGGCCGCCTCCGGACTGATTCCCGGCCACGGCCAGTTCGACGGGGGCACCGGCGACGATCAGGGCGAGCGAGCCCGGGCCGACGCGCTGCCGGAGGCCACCGCGCCACTGGGCGGCAGCTCCGCGAACCCGGGCGACCGGGCCACGCACGAGGCGAGCCGCGGCGGCTCCCGCCCCGCGGCCCCCGGCACCGGCCGCCCCTCCTCCCCCACCACCGCTCCGACGTCCCCCGCGCCGCACCAGCCGTCCACCTCCCCCACCGGCAAGGCCGGGTCGCACCGGCCCTCCCGGCCCGCCGGGCCGTCGTCCGCCGCCGCGCCCGAGCGCTCCGCGACGCCGTCGAAGACGCCCGGTGCGGGGTCCGCCGCCGAGGCCCAGGTCCTGTCCCTGGTCAACCAGGAGCGCGACCGGGCCGGCTGCTCGCCGGTGACGGCGGACCGGCAACTGGCCGGTCTGGCGCAGCAGTTCAGCGACGACATGGCCCGGCGCGGCTTCTTCGGCCACACCGACCCGGACGGCGACACCCCCTGGGACCGCGCCCGGGCCGCGGGCATCTCCGACCTGGGTGGCGAGAACATCGCCCGCGGTCAGGCCGACGCCCGGGCCGTCATGGATTCCTGGATGAAGAGCCCCGGCCACCGCGCCAACATCCTCAACTGCGAGTACAAGACCCTGGGCGTCGGCGCCCACTTCGGGCCGGGCGGCCCGTGGTGGACGCAGGACTTCGGGTTCTAGGAGGGCACGGACCGGCGAGCGCGGGCCGGCCGCCGGGAGACGCCCGCCCCGCGCCGTGATCCGTCACGGCGCGGGGCGGGCGTCCTGTGTGTACCGGCCGGTGGGGAGCCGGTTCGGCGGTGGCGGTCAGGCGGCGAGGGCGGCCCGGCCGGCGGCGAAGATCCGTGCCTGCTCGGCGATCCGGCGTCCGAGGTGCTCGGCGGTGGCGATGTCCGCCTTGTGGACCCCCTCGGCCCCCTGGTCGTTGGGCGACTGGGCGCCGGCTCCCAGGAAGAAGCCCAGGCGGTTCAGGTCGTTCTCGGAGCCGGTGGAGGAGTTCCAGCCGGGCAGCAGGTTGAGGCTGACCCAGCTCATCCCGTGCTGGGCGGCGAGCACGGTGAAGAACTGCAGGGTGTGCAGCTTGTCGCCGCTCTTGGAGGCGGAGTTGGTGAAGCCCGCCGCGAGCTTGTCCTGCCAGGCGCGGGTGGCCCAGCGCTTGGCGGTCGCCTCGGCGAAGGTGTGGAAGGCGCCGGAGGCCGTACCCATGTAGGTCGGCGAGCCGAAGACGATCGCGTCGGAGGCGTCGAGCTGCTCCCACTGCGCCTCGGTGATCTCGTCGACCTTGATCAGGTGGACGGTGGCGCCCGCCGCGGTGGCCGCGGCCCGTACCGCCTCGGCCAGTACGGCGGTGTGGCCGAAGCCGGAGTGGTGGGCGATGGAGACAACGGGGGCGGGCAGGGCAGGGGTGGTCACGGTGTTCTCCTCCAGATCACGGCATCCCGGGGCGGTCGGTGCCCGGGAGCGTCGGCTGCAACGAGGAAAAGAGAAGCACTAACT belongs to Streptomyces sp. NBC_01454 and includes:
- a CDS encoding CAP domain-containing protein, which translates into the protein MGRHRRSAPPAPEAPRAGHGDAPTAVRTGAPAGVRQRGHRAGRGRGTASVRAGLLGVSAAVAMGAVAAASGLIPGHGQFDGGTGDDQGERARADALPEATAPLGGSSANPGDRATHEASRGGSRPAAPGTGRPSSPTTAPTSPAPHQPSTSPTGKAGSHRPSRPAGPSSAAAPERSATPSKTPGAGSAAEAQVLSLVNQERDRAGCSPVTADRQLAGLAQQFSDDMARRGFFGHTDPDGDTPWDRARAAGISDLGGENIARGQADARAVMDSWMKSPGHRANILNCEYKTLGVGAHFGPGGPWWTQDFGF
- a CDS encoding flavodoxin family protein, which translates into the protein MTTPALPAPVVSIAHHSGFGHTAVLAEAVRAAATAAGATVHLIKVDEITEAQWEQLDASDAIVFGSPTYMGTASGAFHTFAEATAKRWATRAWQDKLAAGFTNSASKSGDKLHTLQFFTVLAAQHGMSWVSLNLLPGWNSSTGSENDLNRLGFFLGAGAQSPNDQGAEGVHKADIATAEHLGRRIAEQARIFAAGRAALAA
- a CDS encoding acylphosphatase, with amino-acid sequence MNEAVRVTAWVRGQVQGVGFRWFTRANALRIGELAGFAVNLGDGRVQVVAEGPRDHCDALLEWLRTGDTPGRVDGVTEIWDTPRGGYDGFEIR